The Flammeovirgaceae bacterium genome contains a region encoding:
- the hisB gene encoding bifunctional histidinol-phosphatase/imidazoleglycerol-phosphate dehydratase HisB gives MKRVLFIDRDGTLIIEPADEQIDSLEKLEFYPGVIQWLGRIASKTDFELVIVTNQDGLGTARFPEESFWPAHTKMLKTFEGEGIRFSNVFIDRSFAHENKPTRKPGTAMLTEYITGNYDLANSYVIGDRLTDVELAYNLGCKSILINDGRLTEKLSEKPYAYVNQLSTTSWKEVYEWLSKPMREATSTRKTNETEITISLNLDGSGKSFIHTGIGFFDHMLDQLAKHGNMDLQIQVQGDLHVDEHHTIEDTALLLGETFYKALGTKLGIERYGFVLPMDDCLAQVAVDFGGRPWLVWEAEFKREKIGEMPTEMFYHFFKSFSDTARCNLNIKAEGTNEHHKIEAIFKAFARALRMAVKRSGNELPTTKGTL, from the coding sequence ATGAAACGGGTATTGTTTATTGACCGGGATGGAACCCTTATCATCGAACCAGCAGACGAACAAATCGACAGCCTGGAAAAACTGGAATTTTATCCGGGCGTTATCCAATGGCTGGGCCGTATTGCCAGCAAAACGGATTTCGAACTGGTGATTGTAACCAACCAGGATGGATTGGGTACCGCCAGGTTCCCTGAAGAATCATTCTGGCCGGCTCATACCAAAATGCTTAAAACTTTTGAAGGAGAGGGTATCCGGTTTTCAAACGTATTTATTGATCGATCATTTGCACACGAAAACAAGCCCACCCGAAAGCCGGGTACTGCCATGCTTACCGAATACATTACCGGAAATTATGACTTAGCCAACTCGTATGTTATTGGCGACCGGCTTACGGATGTGGAACTTGCTTATAATCTCGGCTGCAAATCAATCCTTATAAACGATGGCCGGCTTACAGAAAAATTAAGTGAAAAGCCTTACGCGTACGTAAATCAGCTAAGTACAACCAGTTGGAAAGAAGTGTATGAATGGCTCTCAAAACCCATGCGTGAAGCAACAAGTACCCGAAAAACCAATGAAACCGAAATAACTATCTCGCTTAATCTTGATGGAAGCGGAAAGTCGTTTATCCATACCGGCATTGGCTTTTTCGATCACATGCTGGATCAATTGGCAAAACATGGAAATATGGATTTGCAAATTCAGGTTCAGGGCGACCTGCATGTAGATGAACACCATACCATTGAAGACACCGCCCTTTTACTGGGCGAAACTTTTTATAAAGCACTGGGCACCAAGCTTGGTATTGAACGATACGGGTTTGTGTTGCCGATGGACGATTGTCTGGCGCAGGTAGCGGTTGACTTTGGCGGAAGACCCTGGTTGGTTTGGGAGGCAGAATTCAAGCGCGAGAAAATCGGTGAAATGCCAACTGAAATGTTTTACCACTTTTTTAAATCATTCTCCGATACGGCACGGTGTAACCTGAATATTAAAGCTGAAGGAACAAACGAGCACCATAAAATTGAAGCCATCTTCAAAGCCTTTGCCCGGGCCCTGCGCATGGCAGTGAAACGAAGCGGAAATGAATTACCAACTACCAAAGGAACGTTGTAA
- the hisH gene encoding imidazole glycerol phosphate synthase subunit HisH, with translation MKTAIIKYNAGNIQSVAYALERLGASFIITDIPEEIASADNVIFPGVGQAQTTMAYLRKQNLDKLIRKLNQPVLGICLGMQLLCGFSEEGNTPCLGIFDETVKRFAPDAQHKVPHMGWNQVEFKTNGIGLFMQPANFYFVHSYYVPVNKYTIAQCHYGEPFSAMMRKDNFLAVQFHPEKSGQAGEHVLRYFLQSF, from the coding sequence ATGAAAACAGCCATTATAAAATATAACGCAGGCAACATTCAATCAGTAGCTTACGCACTGGAACGGCTTGGGGCCAGCTTTATTATAACTGATATCCCTGAAGAAATTGCATCGGCTGACAATGTAATTTTCCCCGGTGTAGGCCAGGCACAAACCACAATGGCGTATTTACGAAAGCAGAACCTGGATAAACTAATCCGTAAACTTAATCAACCCGTATTAGGCATTTGCCTCGGCATGCAACTACTATGTGGTTTCTCCGAAGAAGGAAACACCCCATGCCTCGGAATATTTGATGAGACCGTAAAACGTTTTGCGCCCGATGCGCAACATAAAGTTCCGCACATGGGCTGGAATCAGGTGGAGTTCAAAACTAATGGAATAGGGCTATTCATGCAGCCGGCTAACTTCTATTTTGTTCATAGCTATTATGTTCCTGTAAACAAATACACCATCGCCCAATGTCATTACGGAGAACCCTTCAGCGCCATGATGCGAAAGGACAATTTTCTGGCGGTGCAGTTCCATCCGGAAAAATCAGGTCAAGCCGGTGAACATGTTTTACGCTATTTTCTACAATCGTTTTAG
- the hisF gene encoding imidazole glycerol phosphate synthase subunit HisF — MLGKRIIPCLDVAGGRTVKGVNFSNLRDAGDPVELAATYASQGADELVFLDISATLEERKPMTTWVKAVARQINIPFTVGGGISTLNDVDVLLNAGADKVSINSAAVRNPHVLDELAGHFGSQCIVLAIDARKIHNSWVVHTHGGKNPTDKKLFSWAKEGQERGAGEILFTSMDHDGTKNGFALDPLEKLHHLLTIPVIASGGAGTMGHFADAFALAKADAALAASIFHFGEISIPELKKFLHKHHIPVRL; from the coding sequence ATGCTTGGTAAACGCATTATACCATGCCTTGACGTTGCGGGCGGCCGAACCGTTAAAGGCGTCAACTTCAGCAACCTTCGCGATGCAGGCGATCCGGTTGAATTGGCCGCCACGTATGCCAGCCAGGGAGCCGATGAACTGGTATTTCTGGATATTTCGGCTACGCTGGAAGAGCGTAAACCGATGACCACCTGGGTTAAAGCCGTTGCGCGCCAAATCAACATTCCGTTCACCGTGGGCGGAGGAATTTCGACCCTGAATGATGTTGATGTTCTGCTCAATGCCGGAGCCGATAAAGTAAGCATCAATTCGGCAGCCGTCCGCAACCCGCACGTGCTCGATGAACTGGCCGGCCATTTTGGCTCTCAGTGTATTGTGCTGGCCATCGATGCACGCAAAATCCATAATAGCTGGGTAGTCCATACCCATGGCGGCAAAAACCCGACTGACAAAAAGCTTTTCAGTTGGGCAAAAGAAGGCCAGGAGCGCGGTGCCGGAGAAATTCTGTTTACCAGCATGGACCACGATGGCACAAAAAACGGATTTGCCCTTGACCCACTGGAAAAGCTGCATCACTTGCTTACCATACCCGTTATCGCTTCGGGTGGAGCAGGCACCATGGGGCACTTTGCCGATGCATTTGCCTTGGCTAAGGCTGATGCTGCATTGGCGGCCAGCATTTTTCATTTTGGCGAGATTAGCATACCGGAACTGAAAAAATTTTTACACAAACACCATATACCCGTTCGGCTATGA
- the hisA gene encoding 1-(5-phosphoribosyl)-5-[(5-phosphoribosylamino)methylideneamino]imidazole-4-carboxamide isomerase: MKIIPAIDIINGKCVRLVQGNFGKVTVYSKDPVKVARQFEEDGFEFLHLVDLDGARLGGVTNWKVIEKIAENTALKTDFGGGVKTDEEIERLLGLGIDYINAGSLAVQQPDTFNAWLKKYGSDNFILSADVQHEMVKISGWQKEAGISVFDLIRKFKAVRHVTCTDISTDGMLNGPNITLYKKLKIKFPNLGIIASGGISTADDVEELNYLKLEGIIIGKALYEKTISAEELKNRNLL; this comes from the coding sequence ATGAAAATCATACCAGCAATTGATATCATCAATGGAAAATGTGTCCGCCTTGTTCAGGGCAACTTTGGCAAAGTAACGGTGTACAGCAAAGATCCTGTTAAAGTTGCCCGCCAGTTCGAAGAAGACGGATTTGAATTCCTGCACCTGGTTGACCTTGACGGTGCCCGGCTGGGCGGTGTAACAAACTGGAAGGTAATTGAAAAAATTGCGGAGAACACGGCCTTAAAAACCGATTTTGGCGGTGGTGTAAAAACCGATGAAGAGATTGAGCGGCTACTGGGTTTAGGCATTGACTACATTAATGCAGGCAGCCTGGCTGTTCAGCAACCTGACACGTTTAATGCGTGGCTGAAGAAATACGGCTCAGATAACTTTATCCTTAGCGCAGATGTACAGCATGAAATGGTAAAAATTTCAGGATGGCAGAAGGAGGCCGGTATTTCGGTCTTTGATCTGATCAGGAAATTCAAGGCTGTACGGCACGTAACCTGCACCGACATCAGCACCGATGGCATGTTAAACGGACCGAACATTACACTCTATAAAAAGCTGAAAATAAAATTCCCGAACCTGGGCATCATCGCCAGCGGTGGAATAAGTACTGCTGATGATGTGGAGGAACTGAATTACCTTAAACTGGAGGGTATTATTATCGGAAAAGCGCTTTACGAAAAAACAATTTCAGCCGAAGAATTAAAAAACAGAAACCTGTTGTAA
- a CDS encoding nitroreductase family protein yields the protein MKLPETKTINGFSFIRYTREPYPESEVTSRSQWFYEWMNQRRTVREFSDKPVSKEVITNLVLTASTAPSGAHKQPWTFCVVERPELKKKIREAAEQEEYESYTNRMSEEWLNAIKPLQTDWHKPFLETAPYLIVVFKKLYDLHPDGSKSNNYYVSESVGLACGFLLAAIHYAGLVALTHTPSPMNFLTKILNRPENERPFLLIPVGYPTEESYVPDLKRKDLSEIAVYC from the coding sequence ATGAAATTACCCGAAACAAAAACCATCAACGGCTTTTCTTTTATCCGATACACGCGTGAACCCTATCCGGAATCTGAAGTAACTTCACGTAGTCAATGGTTTTACGAATGGATGAACCAACGCAGAACCGTGCGCGAGTTTTCTGATAAACCCGTTTCTAAGGAAGTCATCACCAACCTGGTATTAACGGCCTCAACAGCACCCAGTGGTGCACACAAACAACCATGGACATTTTGCGTGGTTGAACGGCCGGAACTAAAGAAAAAAATACGCGAAGCAGCCGAACAAGAGGAGTACGAAAGTTACACTAACCGGATGAGTGAGGAGTGGCTTAACGCCATTAAACCGCTGCAAACCGACTGGCATAAACCCTTTCTGGAAACGGCCCCCTATCTGATTGTTGTTTTCAAAAAGCTTTACGATTTACATCCTGATGGCTCCAAAAGCAACAATTACTATGTAAGCGAATCGGTTGGCCTTGCCTGCGGCTTTCTACTGGCTGCCATCCACTATGCCGGGCTTGTTGCTTTAACACATACGCCCAGTCCGATGAATTTTCTTACCAAAATCCTTAACAGACCTGAAAACGAAAGACCGTTTCTGTTAATACCGGTAGGTTACCCAACTGAAGAATCTTATGTACCCGATTTAAAACGGAAGGATTTATCAGAAATAGCGGTGTACTGCTAA
- a CDS encoding bifunctional phosphoribosyl-AMP cyclohydrolase/phosphoribosyl-ATP diphosphatase HisIE — translation MKPDFSKNNGLLPCIIQDYRTQKVLTLGYMNEEAWLKTQAEQRVTFFSRSKNRLWTKGETSGNFLYVVDMLPDCDKDTLLIKVKPAGPVCHTGTDTCFGETNNVFSLATLEEVIRFRKEKPEGASYTSALFQAGINKIAQKVGEEAVELVIEAKDYNDEGFLNEAADLLYHYLVLLAARNKTLADVEQVLKDRHR, via the coding sequence ATGAAACCCGATTTTTCTAAAAACAACGGACTGCTGCCTTGTATAATTCAGGATTACAGAACGCAAAAAGTGTTAACGTTAGGGTACATGAATGAAGAAGCGTGGTTAAAAACACAAGCTGAACAGCGGGTAACTTTTTTCAGCCGGTCTAAAAACCGGTTGTGGACGAAAGGTGAAACCTCCGGAAATTTCCTTTATGTGGTTGATATGCTTCCTGATTGTGATAAGGATACGCTGCTGATTAAGGTGAAACCAGCAGGGCCTGTATGCCATACCGGCACCGATACCTGCTTTGGTGAAACAAATAACGTGTTTAGCCTTGCTACGCTTGAAGAGGTCATCCGGTTTCGCAAGGAAAAACCTGAAGGGGCCTCATATACCTCTGCATTATTTCAGGCCGGCATTAATAAAATAGCCCAAAAAGTGGGCGAAGAGGCAGTTGAATTGGTTATTGAAGCGAAAGATTACAATGATGAAGGATTCCTCAATGAAGCAGCTGATTTACTATACCATTACCTGGTTTTGCTGGCCGCACGCAATAAAACACTGGCCGATGTGGAGCAGGTGCTGAAAGACAGGCACCGTTAA